One Glycine max cultivar Williams 82 chromosome 4, Glycine_max_v4.0, whole genome shotgun sequence DNA segment encodes these proteins:
- the LOC100804885 gene encoding CLPTM1-like membrane protein cnrB yields MAPPAPAVEGGQAPQGRQQQPQGGFGLSGIIRMAVFWYFASKFFSPKKPTEPSALISNLYQKAQPLDMWLYLSEYEKFNDFGSESSLVWHETNIPYAVWGPESTRTLTLKYHPSESLKHNGSLYAHVFFAHSGFSPDPSDPEYQPQAAFGRTHPVVMYLPKSQADKKKSLLGGSPDSSEAQVTSKVVDESEDDDSNDDGPVEWASYWKPNITINLVADFTQYPKTGVAPNIAPYLNIDPFTGNYYPIVYFNEFWLLRDKLIPLNETVTELSLNLEVGPISMTKWQLFLQIDQSFQIHRSYGSMLEGEADELKRVFLEGNPYLLAITMVVSLLHSVFDFLAFKNDIQFWNKNKSMEGLSAKTVVVSFACQLIIFLYLLDNDTSWMILASSGIGCVIEFWKIGKAMRIEIDRTGRIPMLKLRDRESYVRNKTKEYDDIAMKYLFYVLFLLVAGFSVYSLMYERHKSWYSWILSSLTSCVYMFGFIMMCPQLFINYKLKSVAHLPWRQMTYKFLNTIIDDLFAFVIKMPTLHRLSVFRDDLIFVIYLYQRWIYKVDKKRVNEFGFGGEDDQAVAETDAAKEEEKKTN; encoded by the exons ATGGCGCCGCCTGCGCCAGCAGTTGAAGGCGGCCAGGCGCCGCAAGGGCGGCAGCAACAGCCGCAAGGAGGGTTTGGCCTCTCCGGAATCATACGCATGGCAGTTTTCTGGTACTTCGCCTCCAAATTCTTTTCCCCCAAAAAACCTACCGAACCTTCCGCTCTCATCTCCAATCTCTATCAGAAGGCACAGCCTCtg GATATGTGGCTTTATCTTTCCGAGTACGAGAAGTTCAATGACTTTGGTAGTGAAAGTTCTCTTGTATGGCATGAAACCAATATTCCGTATGCCGTTTGGGGACCTGAGAGTACCAGGACTCTAACTTTGAAGTATCATCCGTCTGAG TCTTTGAAGCATAATGGGAGTCTATATGCTCATGTTTTCTTTGCACACTCTGGCTTTTCGCCTGACCCAAGTGATCCAGAATACCAGCCTCAAGCAGCATTTGGAAGGACGCATC CTGTTGTGATGTACTTGCCCAAGTCACAAgcagataaaaagaaaagtctGTTGGGAGGTTCACCAGATTCTAGTGAGGCTCAAGTGACATCCAAG GTGGTTGATGAAtctgaagatgatgattctaaTGATGATGGTCCTGTGGAGTGGGCTTCATATTGGAAACCAAATATAACAATAAACTTGGTTGCTGACTTCACTCA GTACCCAAAAACAGGTGTAGCACCAAACATTGCTCCAT ACTTGAACATCGATCCTTTTACTGGGAACTACTATccaattgtttatttcaatgaGTTCTGGTTACTCAGGGATAAGCTGATACCTTTAAACGAGACAGTGACTGAATTATCACTTAACCTGGAAGTTGGTCCCATTAGTATGACAAAGTGGCAGTTATTCCTGCAGATTGACCAGTCCTTCCAGATTCACCGTAGTTATGGAAGCATGCTTGAAGGCGAGGCTGATGAACTCAAG AGGGTATTCTTGGAAGGGAATCCTTACCTCCTGGCAATTACCATGGTTGTTTCTCTTCTTCATTCAGTCTTTGACTTCTTGGCTTTCAAGAATG ACATCCAATTTTGGAACAAAAATAAATCTATGGAAGGACTCTCTGCAAAGACCGTTGTTGTGAGCTTTGCTTGTCAGCTTATCATCTTCCTTTATCTACTTGACAATGACACCTCTTGGATGATTCTTGCAAGCTCTGGAATTGGTTGTGTTATTGAGTTTTGGAAAATTGGTAAAGCCATGCGCATAGAG ATTGATAGGACAGGAAGGATACCTATGTTGAAGCTCCGCGATCGAGAATCATACGTACGGAATAAGACAAAGGAATATGATGATATTGCTATGAAGTATTTGTTCTATGTTTTATTTCTCCTTGTTGCTGGCTTTTCTGTTTACTCACTGATGTATGAGCGTCACAAGAGCTGGTATTCTTGGATTTTGTCTTCGCTCACAAGTTGTGTATACATGTTTG GTTTTATTATGATGTGCCCTCAATTGTTCATCAACTACAAGCTCAAATCTGTTGCTCATCTACCTTGGAGGCAAATGACTTACAAGTTTCTCAACACCATAATTGATGACCTTTTTGCCTTTGTCATTAAAATGCCAACACTCCATCGGCTTTCTGTCTTCCGTGATG